One stretch of Candida orthopsilosis Co 90-125, chromosome 3 draft sequence DNA includes these proteins:
- a CDS encoding Rpo26 RNA polymerase subunit, which translates to MSDYEDNAFREVADAYEDFDPPDHFSDNEFDDPNGGDAQLTTDDGRQIINGGIGPDDAATAASAQQQRKKTTKELAIPKDQRTTTPYMTKYERARILGTRALQISLNAPVLVDIEGETDPLQIAMKELSQRKIPLVIRRYLPDGSYEDWGCDELIVDQ; encoded by the coding sequence ATGTCCGATTACGAAGACAATGCATTTCGTGAGGTAGCAGACGCATATGAAGACTTTGATCCACCAGATCACTTTTCAgataatgaatttgatgatcCAAATGGAGGTGATGCTCAACTAACCACAGATGATGGGAgacaaatcatcaatggaGGTATTGGACCTGATGATGCAGCTACTGCTGCATCagctcaacaacaaaggaaaaagaCCACAAAAGAACTAGCTATACCTAAAGATCAAAGGACAACTACTCCATACATGACTAAATATGAGCGTGCGAGAATTTTGGGTACGAGAGCATTACAAATTTCATTAAATGCTCCTGTCCTTGTTGACATAGAAGGTGAAACTGATCCTTTACAAATTGCCATGAAAGAGTTGTCTCAAAGAAAGATCCCCTTGGTGATTAGAAGATACTTGCCTGATGGATCATATGAAGATTGGGGAtgtgatgaattgattgttgacCAGTAG
- a CDS encoding Skn2 protein (protein with a potential role in beta-1,6 glucan biosynthesis): protein MSYQRARNLTMGEFTTRPTLHEEENASSSTSQDIPVDPFDVSPISESPFELRSNYSQTPSPQDQYGRPFVVNGDYSDNSFNYVNSSSSSSSMANVFNNPPRSGSARAGLNAKYSQNPIRNENLSINQPPAYDRYPVIKDSENNSITSSRSQSQLPQGAPLADQLNHKLQSSSYSSGGSNGDTKYPVSYKFTEFSPFGGFPASSFPLSIEEKEPDDDLHNPNPVKDAEYEKNRFWYDLKQGDRRSYFGVFGFLFLIAAAVAVFVILPVLTYSGVTDNKVVPETYEILTHYSYPMLSAIRTSLVDPDTPEDALTLESKSGDKWQLVFSDEFNAEGRTFYEGDDQFFTAPDLHYDATKDLEWYDPDAVTTSNGTLALRMDAFKNHDLFYRSGMVQSWNKMCFTQGRIEISARLPDYGYVSGLWPGLWTMGNLGRPGYLATTDGVWPYSYDSCDAGITPNQSSPDGISYLPGQRLNKCTCSGESHPNPGVGRGAPEIDLIEAEIMVDSKNIKPNNGVASQSLQLAPMDIWYMPDYDFIEIYNYSVTTMNTYTGGPFQQAFSATTTLNRTWYEKGNAYEHNFQVYGYEYLNDDDDGYLRWYVGRDPTLTVYPTALHPSGNIGWRKLSKEPMSIIMNLGVSNNWAYIDWGEISFPATFRIDYVRIYQPSDAINTGCDPEDYPTYDYIQQHLNIYENVNLTSFEDGGYKLPKNTLTGC from the coding sequence ATGTCTTACCAAAGAGCACGGAATCTAACAATGGGGGAGTTTACTACTAGACCCACTTTGCacgaagaagaaaatgCCAGTAGTAGCACATCACAAGATATTCCTGTCGATCCATTTGATGTTTCGCCTATAAGTGAGCTGCCATTTGAACTTCGCCTGAATTATTCCCAAACTCCCCTGCCACAAGATCAATATGGACGTCCTTTTGTTGTTAATGGAGACTACAGTGATAATTCTTTTAACTACGTCAACTCCTCATCGTCGTCGTCGTCTATGGCTAATGTATTCAATAACCCACCTAGGCTGGGATCAGCAAGAGCAGGATTAAATGCCAAATACCTGCAAAACCCTATAAGGAATGAAAACTTGTCAATTAATCAGCCACCTGCTTATGATCGATACCCAGTTATCAAGGACTCAGAAAATAATTCAATAACCCTGTCACGATCACAACTGCAGCTACCGCAGGGAGCACCTTTAGCAGATCAACTAAATCACAAGCTacaatcatcatcatattctTCTGGGGGATCAAATGGTGATACAAAGTATCCTGTGTCGTACAAATTCACTGAGTTTAGTCCATTTGGCGGGTTCCCAGCTTCTTCCTTTCCTTTGAGTATAGAGGAAAAAGAGCCCGATGATGATTTGCATAATCCAAATCCAGTCAAAGATGCCGAGTACGAAAAGAACCGGTTCTGGTACGATTTAAAACAAGGTGACAGGAGATCATattttggagtttttgGGTTTTTATTTCTTATTGCTGCTGCGGTTGCTGTTTTCGTCATTTTACCAGTATTGACTTATTCTGGTGTCACTGATAACAAAGTGGTGCCTGAAACGTACGAAATCTTGACCCATTATTCATATCCCATGTTGAGCGCCATACGAACAAGCTTGGTTGACCCCGATACTCCAGAAGACGCATTAACTCTAGAGTCTAAAAGTGGTGACAAATGGCAATTGGTGTTTAGTGATGAGTTCAATGCCGAAGGTAGAACATTCTACGAAGGTGACGACCAATTCTTTACTGCACCTGATTTACATTACGATGCTACAAAAGACTTGGAGTGGTATGATCCCGATGCAGTGACAACCTCCAATGGTACATTGGCCCTCCGTATGGATGCTTTTAAAAATCATGATTTGTTTTATAGATCCGGAATGGTGCAATCATGGAATAAAATGTGCTTTACTCAAGGCAGGATTGAGATTTCAGCAAGACTACCTGATTATGGATACGTTTCCGGACTATGGCCAGGTTTGTGGACAATGGGTAATCTAGGTCGTCCAGGTTACTTGGCTACAACAGATGGTGTTTGGCCATATTCTTACGATTCGTGTGATGCGGGCATCACGCCGAATCAGTCATCACCAGATGGCATTTCATATTTACCAGGCCAACGTTTGAATAAATGTACATGTTCGGGAGAGTCACATCCCAACCCTGGTGTTGGAAGAGGTGCCCCAGAAATCGATCTTATTGAAGCTGAAATAATGGTTGACAgcaaaaatatcaaaccaAATAATGGTGTTGCGTCCCAATCACTTCAACTTGCGCCAATGGACATTTGGTATATGCCGGATTatgattttattgaaatcTACAACTACTCCGTCACCACCATGAATACCTATACTGGGGGGCCCTTCCAGCAGGCCTTCTCAGCTACAACTACACTAAATAGAACATGGTACGAAAAAGGTAATGCCTATGAGCATAACTTTCAGGTTTACGGTTATGAATATCTCAacgatgacgatgatggTTATTTACGTTGGTATGTCGGTCGTGATCCAACACTTACAGTATACCCTACAGCTTTACACCCTAGTGGAAACATTGGATGGAGAAAGTTGTCAAAAGAGCCAATGTCGATTATTATGAATCTCGGTGTTTCTAATAACTGGGCTTACATTGATTGGGGGGAAATTTCGTTTCCAGCTACTTTTAGAATTGATTATGTTAGGATATACCAGCCACTGGATGCGATAAACACTGGATGCGATCCTGAGGATTATCCCACATATGATTAtatccaacaacatttgaaCATTTATGAAAACGTGAACTTGACAAGTTTTGAAGATGGCGGATACAAGCTTCCAAAGAATACTCTAACTGGATGTTGA